One part of the Indicator indicator isolate 239-I01 chromosome 5, UM_Iind_1.1, whole genome shotgun sequence genome encodes these proteins:
- the LOC128967313 gene encoding inducible T-cell costimulator-like — MKSVAVTFCVLCFQFEALYGVAGCSAKPCKNIDQPHVSDSQVMMEFENGNFKFTFPNPKNVSEFSMTLLKGHEKKEICALHFDQGKFILESNVTYCQTERSNSSTTFILKNLERKHIDIYTYCLEMLFPPPYIDCQLKETYFYIQDKEDCISLSLMSWTVIGLIMFAMISCLCCVVACYLRNKNQQCEPKSHEYNSEYMPMAAVNAAKTPRI; from the exons gAGTTGCTGGCTGCTCAGCGAAGCCATGCAAAAATATAG ATCAGCCTCATGTCTCTGATTCCCAGGTGATGATGGAATTTGAAAATGGAAACTTCAAGTTCACATTCCCCAACCCGAAAAATGTGAGTGAGTTCAGCATGACCCTCCTCAAAGGACATGAAAAGAAGGAGATCTGTGCACTCCATTTTGATCAGGGGAAATTTATTCTCGAGAGTAATGTCACCTACTGTCAGACAGAACGTTCAAACAGCAGCACCACTTTCATTCTTAAAAATCTGGAAAGAAAGCATATTGACATTTATACCTACTGCCTGGAGAtgctctttccccctccttacATAGACTGCCAGCTGAAAGAAACCTATTTCTATATCCAAG ATAAGGAAGACTGCATTTCCCTGAGTCTTATGTCATGGACAGTTATTGGCCTGATCATGTTTGCTATGAtttcctgtctctgctgtgttgtGGCCTGTTACTTAAGGAACAAG AATCAGCAGTGTGAACCCAAGTCCCACGAGTACAACAGTGAATATatgcccatggcagcagtgaATGCAGCTAAAACCCCAAGAATCTGA